The DNA region CCCAGCACCAGCGCCAGCGTGTCGCTCTCGCGCTCCGTCTCGGCCTCGGCATGGACCGGCGCCTCGGGCTCCGGCGGCGGCTTGCGGCGTGCCGCCCTGGCCCGGCGGGCCCGTGCGGCCAGCCCCTTGTCTGCGTCCGTGTCCGCGGGGGATGCGTTCTCGCTGGGGAATTCGTCAGACGTCATCGCTGGATCCGGGCGGGGTGGCGCTGCGCCAAGCTGGCGCGGGAACATGATGGACATTTGGCGGGCCGGCAACAATGCTGGCGCCGCATCGCCGAAGGCGGGAATCACCATGCCGCTGTCCGTCCTGATCCTCAACGGGCCGAACCTGAACCTGCTCGGCACCCGCCAGCCGGAGGTCTATGGCACCACCACGCTGGCCGACATCGAGCGCGACTGCCGGTCGAAGGCGGAAACACTCGGTTTCGAGATCGAGTTTCGCCAGTCGAACGGCGAGGGCGCGCTGATCGACCTGATCCACGCTGCGCGCGGCCGGCATGCCGGGCTGATCCTCAATGCCGGGGCCTACACCCACACCTCGATCGCGCTGATGGACGCGATCTCCAGCGTCGAGCTGCCGACGGTCGAGGTTCATCTGTCGAACATCCACCGGCGCGAGCCGTTCCGGCATCAGTCCTACATCTCCAAGGTGGCGTTGGGGCAGATTTGCGGCTTCGGCGCATTCGGCTATCAGATGGCGCTCGATGCGCTGGCGCATCATCTGAGGAGGCCGGCATGACCACCTTCCGCCCCAGCCGCCGTACTGCGCTCGCCGCTCTCGCCGCTCTCGCCGCAAGCCGGCCGCTGGCCGCCCGCGCCGAGGGGCTGACCATCCTGGCCGCACCCAGCACCGCCTCGATCCTGGTCGCCCGCGCGCTCGACAGCGGCGCCCTCGACGCGGTGGCCCCGGGCGCGAGCTTCAACGTCTGGCGCGGCCCGGACGAGCTGCGCGCCGCTCTGGTCTCCGGCCGCGCCGGGGCGGTGACGCTGCCGACCAATGTCGCCGCCAACCTCCACAGCCGCGGCCTGCCGCTCAAGCTGGTGTCGGTGATCAGCGTCGGCCACATGCACGTGCTGACCACCGATCCCGCCATTGCCGGCCTTGCCGACCTGCGCGGCAAGCGCGTGCAGCTCTATTTCCGCAACGACATGCCGGACATCTCGCTGCGCTGGCTGTTCGGCAAGGTGGGGCTCGCCCCCGACACGGACGTGTTCCTCGATTATGCCGGCTCGGCCACCGAGGCGGCGCAGTTGGTGCTGGCCGGCCGGGCCCAGACGGTGCTGCTGAACGAGCCGGCGGCGAGCGCGGCGCTGCAGGCGGCCGACAAGGCCGGGCTCGGGCTGCGGCGGGCGTTCACGCTGCAATCGGCGTGGTCGGAGGCCACCGACACATCCACCTTCCTGCCGATGGCCGGGCTGGCGGTGACTGCGGACACGGCCCGGAAGGATCCCGACATGGTGCGCACCCTGCACCAGGCCATCAGCGACGCCGCAGCCTGGGTGCGGGCGGAGCCGGCGGCGGCCGGCGCGCTGGCCGAGCAGCGGCTGGGCTTTCCCGCCTTGGCCACCGCCGCCTCGCTGGAGATGGGCGACAGCATCGTCATTCCCGCCCACACCGCGCGACCGGCGATCGAGGCGTTCCTGACCGCGCTCGCCGACCTGTCGCCGGCGCTGATCGGCGGCAGCCTGCCGGGCGACGACTTCTATTTCGAGTTCTGAGTCGGTTTCCGGCAGCCACTCGTCCGAGCCGATCACCTGGAAGACGCGAGCGGCAGGTGCATCGCCGCGCTGCGGCCGCCCGTGGCGGAATGTCATCCGTCCCGATGCCGTGTCCTGTCTTGCCGATGACACCTGCCAAAGGCTACCACCCGGTGGCGGGCCGGCTGCATCGGGCAGCCGCCGCGCTCACCCGAGTGTGACTGGCCGTCCCGAATCGGAACATCGTCCGAGGCGGCCTTTCCCCATTGTGGTCACGAGGCGCCGGCAGACAGG from Blastochloris tepida includes:
- the aroQ gene encoding type II 3-dehydroquinate dehydratase, which codes for MPLSVLILNGPNLNLLGTRQPEVYGTTTLADIERDCRSKAETLGFEIEFRQSNGEGALIDLIHAARGRHAGLILNAGAYTHTSIALMDAISSVELPTVEVHLSNIHRREPFRHQSYISKVALGQICGFGAFGYQMALDALAHHLRRPA
- a CDS encoding ABC transporter substrate-binding protein, whose amino-acid sequence is MTTFRPSRRTALAALAALAASRPLAARAEGLTILAAPSTASILVARALDSGALDAVAPGASFNVWRGPDELRAALVSGRAGAVTLPTNVAANLHSRGLPLKLVSVISVGHMHVLTTDPAIAGLADLRGKRVQLYFRNDMPDISLRWLFGKVGLAPDTDVFLDYAGSATEAAQLVLAGRAQTVLLNEPAASAALQAADKAGLGLRRAFTLQSAWSEATDTSTFLPMAGLAVTADTARKDPDMVRTLHQAISDAAAWVRAEPAAAGALAEQRLGFPALATAASLEMGDSIVIPAHTARPAIEAFLTALADLSPALIGGSLPGDDFYFEF